A window of the Loktanella sp. M215 genome harbors these coding sequences:
- a CDS encoding ABC transporter ATP-binding protein, which yields MSFLTLTGIGKSFGANTVVRDFDLSVAAGEFVSFLGPSGCGKTTVLRMIAGFETPTSGKIRVEGTDVTALPASRRRNGMVFQAYALFPNMSVRENVAFGLQIAGMTRAQITARVAEMLDLIALGHLADRYPYQLSGGQQQRVALARALAPRPNLLLLDEPLSALDAQIRTSLRDDIRRIQQELGITTVFVTHDQEEALSISDRVVVMHAGRADQIGTPAQIYNRPATRFVAGFVGKLNTFAAQTGADDTIAFAGQSIRNPHHVGAAPGAPITVALRPEALSLHRRPGDDLSLPGRVLHSSFLGSVIRAQVDVSGQPVSVDMFNRADLPLPIVGDQTDVWFTRDDVLVIPEVSP from the coding sequence ATGAGCTTCCTGACCCTGACCGGCATCGGCAAGTCCTTCGGGGCCAATACCGTCGTCCGCGACTTCGACCTCAGCGTGGCGGCGGGCGAATTCGTGTCGTTCCTCGGGCCATCCGGCTGCGGCAAGACGACGGTCCTGCGCATGATCGCGGGGTTCGAGACACCAACCAGCGGCAAGATCCGCGTCGAAGGCACCGACGTCACCGCCCTGCCCGCCAGCCGTCGCCGCAACGGCATGGTGTTTCAGGCCTACGCGCTGTTTCCCAACATGTCCGTGCGTGAGAACGTGGCCTTCGGTCTGCAAATCGCGGGTATGACACGCGCCCAGATCACAGCCCGCGTCGCCGAGATGCTTGACCTTATCGCATTGGGTCATCTGGCGGACCGCTATCCCTATCAACTTTCCGGTGGCCAGCAACAGCGCGTTGCCTTGGCACGCGCGCTGGCCCCCCGCCCGAACCTGCTGCTGCTGGATGAACCGCTGTCGGCGCTTGATGCGCAGATCCGCACGTCCCTGCGCGACGATATTCGCCGCATCCAGCAGGAACTTGGCATCACCACCGTCTTCGTCACGCATGACCAAGAGGAGGCGCTGTCGATCTCTGACCGGGTCGTCGTGATGCACGCGGGCCGCGCCGACCAGATCGGCACACCGGCGCAGATCTACAACCGGCCCGCCACGCGTTTCGTCGCGGGCTTCGTCGGCAAGCTGAATACCTTTGCCGCACAGACCGGGGCAGACGACACCATCGCCTTTGCCGGGCAATCCATCCGCAATCCGCACCATGTCGGTGCGGCACCCGGTGCGCCGATCACGGTCGCCTTACGGCCAGAGGCGCTGTCGCTGCACCGCCGCCCCGGCGACGACCTGTCGCTGCCGGGGCGGGTGCTGCACAGCAGCTTCCTCGGCTCCGTCATTCGTGCTCAGGTCGATGTGTCGGGCCAACCGGTCAGCGTCGACATGTTCAACCGCGCCGATCTTCCCTTGCCCATAGTGGGCGACCAGACTGACGTCTGGTTCACCCGCGACGACGTCCTTGTCATTCCAGAGGTTTCCCCATGA
- a CDS encoding ABC transporter permease, producing MAEVKRTPVLSIVIALIGAAFFVLPLIATFNFSLRMTRGELSFAAYRSVFDSDIFLSVLGFSATASFTAIIAGSVIVVPTAYWVRLRLPRLRGMVEFLSLLPLIIPPVVLVFGYVRIYGTSSILPLTMTEGGTNVLLVIGYVVLSIPYMYRAVDNGMGAIDIATLTEAAESLGASRLRTIAFVIFPNIQSAILSGAFLTFSISLGEFAITSLLNRPAFGPYLVQMGQDYAYQPAALAIMAFAFTWACMALMEVFAIRKPGQRLLQFRAPRAVTKAET from the coding sequence GTGGCAGAAGTGAAGCGCACCCCCGTCCTGTCCATCGTCATCGCCCTGATCGGGGCCGCGTTCTTTGTCCTGCCACTGATCGCAACCTTCAATTTTTCCCTGCGCATGACACGCGGAGAGTTATCGTTCGCCGCCTACAGGTCCGTCTTCGACAGCGACATCTTCCTGTCCGTCCTTGGCTTTTCCGCCACTGCGTCGTTTACGGCCATCATCGCGGGCAGCGTCATCGTCGTGCCCACCGCCTATTGGGTGCGGCTGCGTCTGCCGCGCCTGCGGGGCATGGTCGAATTCTTAAGTCTGCTGCCACTGATCATCCCGCCGGTCGTGCTGGTCTTTGGCTATGTCCGCATCTACGGCACCAGCTCGATCCTGCCACTGACGATGACCGAAGGCGGCACGAACGTCCTGCTGGTCATTGGCTATGTGGTCCTGTCGATCCCCTACATGTATCGCGCCGTCGACAACGGCATGGGGGCGATCGATATCGCGACCCTCACAGAGGCCGCCGAAAGCCTTGGCGCGTCCCGCCTGCGCACCATCGCCTTTGTCATCTTTCCCAACATCCAGTCGGCCATCCTGTCGGGAGCCTTCCTGACCTTCTCGATCAGCCTTGGCGAATTCGCTATCACCAGCCTGCTGAACCGCCCGGCGTTCGGTCCCTACCTCGTGCAGATGGGGCAGGACTACGCCTATCAACCTGCGGCCCTTGCCATCATGGCCTTTGCCTTCACGTGGGCCTGCATGGCCCTGATGGAGGTGTTCGCCATCCGCAAACCGGGCCAGCGCCTGCTGCAATTCCGCGCGCCCCGCGCCGTCACAAAGGCCGAAACATGA
- a CDS encoding ABC transporter permease, with amino-acid sequence MTLTALSSDTVPPRSRRLQLNWAWLGLVPFLAFVLLFLILPVLYLVNGAFQSPDGTYTLDTMLQLSAPEIVRSYLLSIRLSLASAAMGAVFGLILAYALILGGLPTWVRRAFMTFSGVASNFAGVPLAFAFIATLGRLGLVTLVLRDLFGVNIYGMGFSLFSFWGLALTYLYFQLPLMVLMITPALEGLRPEWREAAESLGATRTQYLTRIALPLLAPSVLGCFLLLFANAFGTLATIYALTSANFPVVPILLFQQIRGNVLYNPNLGYALAVGMILIMGLSNTLYFVLRRRAERWQK; translated from the coding sequence TTGACCCTGACCGCCCTGTCGTCCGACACCGTTCCGCCCCGTAGCCGCCGCCTTCAGCTGAACTGGGCCTGGCTGGGCCTTGTGCCCTTTCTGGCCTTCGTGCTGCTGTTCCTGATCCTGCCCGTTCTTTATCTGGTGAACGGCGCGTTCCAGTCGCCCGATGGCACCTATACCCTCGACACCATGCTGCAACTGTCCGCGCCAGAGATCGTGCGGTCCTACCTTCTGTCGATCCGGCTCAGCCTCGCCTCTGCCGCGATGGGCGCGGTGTTCGGCCTGATCTTGGCCTATGCGCTGATCCTTGGCGGGCTTCCCACATGGGTGCGGCGGGCCTTCATGACGTTTTCCGGCGTCGCATCGAACTTCGCAGGCGTGCCGCTGGCTTTTGCCTTCATTGCCACGCTGGGGCGGTTGGGGCTGGTGACGCTGGTTCTGCGCGACCTGTTTGGCGTCAACATCTATGGCATGGGCTTCTCGCTCTTTTCCTTCTGGGGTCTGGCACTGACCTACCTCTACTTCCAGCTGCCGTTGATGGTCCTGATGATCACCCCGGCGCTCGAGGGGCTGCGCCCCGAATGGCGCGAGGCGGCCGAGAGCCTTGGTGCCACACGGACCCAATACCTGACCCGCATCGCGCTGCCTTTGCTGGCGCCGTCCGTGCTGGGCTGCTTCCTGCTGCTTTTCGCCAATGCCTTCGGGACGCTGGCCACGATCTATGCGTTGACCTCAGCCAACTTTCCTGTGGTGCCGATCCTGCTGTTCCAGCAGATACGGGGCAACGTGCTCTATAACCCGAACCTTGGTTACGCGCTCGCCGTGGGCATGATCCTGATCATGGGCCTGTCGAACACGCTCTACTTCGTCCTGCGCCGACGGGCAGAGCGGTGGCAGAAGTGA
- a CDS encoding ABC transporter substrate-binding protein: MTSLTRFALPLLASVSALSMTAAFAEPTKELIDAAKAEGTLTTIALPHNWCGYGEVIDGFKAKYGLEVNELNPNAGSGDELEAIKANKDNAGPQAPDVIDVGLSFGPAAKDEGLIQPYKVSVWDSIPDDAKDADGYWYGDYYGVLAFGVNSDIIPDAPTSFADLADAAYANAVAIPGDPRTGNSTMMTVYAAGIAQGTAAGGDALNAGIGYFKGLKDSGNLVPVNGNSQNLTQGTTPLYFDWDYNLLAMRDTLAGNPPIEVVVPSDAVVAGVYVQAISAYAPHPNAAKLWMEYIYSDEGQTLWLKGYCHPIRFNDMADRGVIPQDLMDKLPPADNYAKAVFPTLDEQAAAKTAVADNWAKDMGVE; this comes from the coding sequence ATGACATCCCTCACCCGCTTTGCCCTGCCGCTGCTCGCCAGCGTCTCTGCCCTGTCGATGACGGCCGCGTTCGCCGAACCGACGAAAGAGCTGATCGACGCCGCCAAGGCCGAAGGCACCCTGACCACCATCGCCCTGCCCCACAACTGGTGCGGCTATGGCGAGGTCATCGACGGCTTCAAGGCCAAGTATGGCCTCGAGGTCAACGAGCTGAACCCGAACGCAGGCTCCGGCGATGAGCTGGAAGCGATCAAGGCCAACAAGGATAACGCCGGTCCGCAGGCGCCCGACGTGATCGACGTGGGCCTGTCCTTCGGCCCCGCGGCCAAGGACGAAGGCCTGATCCAGCCCTACAAGGTCTCGGTCTGGGACAGCATTCCCGACGATGCCAAGGATGCTGACGGATACTGGTATGGCGACTATTACGGTGTGCTGGCGTTTGGTGTGAACAGCGACATCATCCCGGATGCCCCCACCAGCTTTGCCGATCTGGCCGATGCCGCCTATGCCAACGCCGTCGCCATTCCTGGCGATCCGCGCACCGGCAACAGCACCATGATGACGGTTTATGCCGCAGGTATCGCACAAGGTACCGCAGCAGGCGGCGACGCGTTGAACGCCGGCATCGGCTATTTCAAGGGCCTGAAGGACAGCGGCAACCTTGTGCCCGTCAACGGCAATTCCCAGAACCTGACACAGGGCACCACGCCGCTCTACTTCGACTGGGATTACAACCTGTTGGCGATGCGCGACACGCTGGCCGGCAATCCGCCGATAGAGGTCGTAGTGCCGTCCGACGCCGTTGTCGCGGGCGTCTATGTGCAGGCGATTTCCGCCTACGCACCGCACCCGAACGCGGCAAAGCTCTGGATGGAATACATCTATTCCGACGAAGGCCAGACGCTGTGGCTGAAGGGCTATTGCCACCCGATCCGTTTCAACGACATGGCCGACCGTGGCGTGATCCCGCAGGACCTGATGGACAAGCTGCCGCCGGCGGATAACTACGCCAAGGCCGTATTCCCGACGCTGGACGAACAGGCCGCCGCCAAGACCGCCGTGGCCGACAACTGGGCCAAGGACATGGGCGTCGAATAA
- a CDS encoding helix-hairpin-helix domain-containing protein, with protein sequence MTPLQKVAGIGRTLATALANRGIATAEQLAAASPDILLDIPRLGALRAEKLLTAARSAVSGDTEQGLASQDPAEVEASDPPVMKDVGKYKKTPQKESGKPDKKASDKKSKAKESKATKSDAKKAEIKKPKKKKSEGDKSKNKVEAKATKAPSSKKAKSTGTKKEAKLSKVKTSKATKK encoded by the coding sequence ATGACACCTCTCCAAAAGGTTGCCGGGATCGGTCGGACACTGGCCACGGCACTCGCCAATCGCGGGATTGCCACCGCAGAACAGCTGGCGGCGGCATCGCCCGACATCTTGCTGGATATCCCGCGCCTTGGCGCACTGCGGGCAGAGAAGCTTTTGACTGCGGCCCGGTCTGCTGTCAGCGGCGATACGGAACAGGGTCTGGCATCGCAAGACCCGGCCGAAGTTGAAGCCAGCGATCCACCCGTGATGAAAGATGTGGGCAAATACAAGAAGACCCCACAGAAGGAATCTGGCAAGCCAGACAAGAAGGCGTCTGACAAAAAGTCGAAGGCCAAAGAGTCCAAGGCCACAAAGTCTGATGCCAAAAAGGCCGAGATAAAAAAGCCTAAGAAAAAGAAGTCCGAGGGCGATAAGTCGAAGAATAAGGTTGAGGCCAAGGCGACGAAGGCCCCATCGTCTAAAAAGGCGAAATCCACGGGGACGAAAAAAGAAGCCAAACTTTCAAAGGTCAAGACTTCTAAAGCGACGAAGAAGTGA
- a CDS encoding alkaline phosphatase D family protein, whose amino-acid sequence MPRISFTRRQTLMGGAALGASLAMPSLSRAQSRPLITHGVMSGDVAHDGAVIWGRADREAKMLVEWATTESMTDARAVPGLAVGTPSDFTGKLALTGLPSDQDIFYRVTMADLADGTLSDPVTGTFRTAPMGSRDVSFVWSGDTAGQGWGIDEDRGGMTTYATMLGHAPDFFLHSGDTVYADGVVEAEVALADGTMWKNIVTPAKSKVAETLDEFRGQHLYNYMDSNVRVFNAAVPMIAQWDDHEVTNNWYPDEVLASDDRYTVKSMQLLSSRAAHAFHEMMPTRQNLAEPNRVYRRVSYGPLLDIFLIDMRTYRGDNTANTEAEGAPFLGADQLAWLKREMVNSTATWKVIAADMPIGMMVRDGETAMENGANGDGPVLGREKDIAAVLSFIKAAQIANTVWLTADVHYTAAHHYSPDRAVFQDFEPFWEFVSGPLHAGTFGPSEYDNTFGPEVRFAKHPDAGQANLPPSDGMQFFGKVDIAADTGVMTVRLMDSADVELWSVDLEPQTV is encoded by the coding sequence ATGCCGCGCATTTCCTTTACCCGCCGACAGACCCTGATGGGCGGTGCCGCCCTTGGCGCATCACTTGCCATGCCGTCGCTGTCGCGCGCGCAGTCGCGCCCGCTGATCACCCATGGTGTCATGTCGGGCGACGTTGCCCACGACGGTGCCGTCATCTGGGGCCGCGCTGACCGCGAGGCCAAGATGCTGGTCGAATGGGCCACGACCGAAAGCATGACCGATGCGCGCGCCGTGCCCGGCTTGGCCGTCGGCACGCCCAGCGACTTTACCGGCAAGCTGGCACTGACCGGTTTGCCCAGCGATCAGGATATCTTTTACCGCGTAACGATGGCCGATCTGGCCGACGGCACGCTGTCCGACCCCGTCACCGGCACGTTCCGCACCGCACCTATGGGCAGCCGCGACGTCAGCTTTGTCTGGTCCGGCGACACGGCCGGGCAGGGCTGGGGCATCGACGAGGATCGCGGCGGCATGACGACCTATGCCACCATGCTGGGTCATGCCCCCGACTTCTTTCTGCATTCCGGCGACACAGTTTATGCGGACGGCGTGGTTGAGGCAGAGGTGGCGCTTGCCGACGGGACGATGTGGAAGAACATCGTCACCCCGGCCAAGTCTAAGGTCGCCGAGACGCTAGACGAATTCCGCGGTCAGCACCTCTATAACTATATGGATAGCAACGTGCGGGTGTTTAACGCCGCCGTGCCGATGATCGCCCAGTGGGATGACCACGAGGTCACGAACAACTGGTATCCCGACGAGGTACTGGCCAGCGACGACCGATACACCGTCAAATCCATGCAGCTTCTGTCATCCCGCGCCGCCCATGCGTTCCACGAGATGATGCCGACGCGGCAAAACCTTGCCGAGCCCAACCGTGTCTATCGCCGCGTGTCCTACGGTCCGCTGCTGGATATCTTCCTGATCGACATGCGCACCTATCGTGGCGACAACACCGCCAATACCGAGGCTGAGGGTGCTCCGTTTCTGGGTGCCGACCAGTTGGCGTGGCTCAAGCGCGAGATGGTGAATTCCACCGCGACATGGAAGGTCATCGCCGCGGACATGCCCATCGGGATGATGGTGCGCGATGGCGAAACCGCGATGGAGAACGGTGCCAACGGCGACGGCCCCGTGCTGGGCCGCGAAAAGGACATCGCCGCCGTGTTGTCGTTCATCAAGGCGGCACAGATCGCGAACACGGTCTGGCTTACGGCAGATGTTCACTACACCGCAGCGCATCACTATTCCCCCGACCGCGCCGTGTTTCAGGATTTTGAACCGTTCTGGGAATTCGTGTCCGGTCCGCTACACGCCGGCACCTTCGGCCCGAGCGAGTATGACAATACCTTTGGTCCCGAAGTCCGGTTCGCCAAACATCCTGACGCCGGTCAAGCAAACTTGCCGCCCAGCGACGGGATGCAGTTCTTTGGCAAAGTCGATATCGCGGCGGATACGGGCGTCATGACAGTGCGTCTGATGGACAGTGCCGATGTTGAACTGTGGTCCGTCGATCTGGAGCCGCAAACCGTCTGA
- a CDS encoding CbtB domain-containing protein, translating to MLVQSRVRDAGGTRVILIALAFGLALIASVGFASACAIHDAVHDVRQATGLSCH from the coding sequence ATGCTTGTTCAATCGAGGGTGCGCGATGCAGGCGGCACGCGCGTAATCTTAATTGCCTTGGCGTTCGGCCTAGCTTTGATCGCGTCCGTTGGCTTTGCCTCGGCCTGTGCCATTCACGACGCGGTGCACGATGTGCGCCAAGCGACCGGCCTTTCCTGCCACTGA
- a CDS encoding recombinase family protein, whose protein sequence is MSLIGYARVSTAEQDLALQLDTLNAAGASRIFEDRGISGAKTERPGLTAALSFLREGDTMVVWKLDRLGRSMTHLLQTVAELEGRGVGFKSLTENIDTTTPTGRLVFHIFGALGQFARDLIRERTNAGLAAAAARGRKGGRPIAVTTDKILRARQLMASGLNVREAAARIRISKSALYAALKNSAP, encoded by the coding sequence ATGTCGCTCATTGGATACGCCCGGGTCTCGACCGCTGAACAAGATCTTGCCCTTCAGCTCGACACTTTGAATGCCGCCGGGGCTTCCCGCATCTTCGAGGACCGCGGTATCTCCGGTGCCAAGACTGAGCGACCGGGGCTTACCGCCGCACTTTCGTTTCTGCGAGAAGGCGACACAATGGTTGTCTGGAAACTTGATCGTCTGGGTCGGTCGATGACGCATCTGCTGCAAACCGTTGCAGAACTTGAAGGTCGCGGTGTTGGCTTCAAGTCGCTAACGGAAAATATTGACACCACCACGCCGACCGGACGTCTCGTTTTTCACATCTTCGGGGCGCTTGGCCAGTTTGCGCGCGATCTGATCCGCGAAAGAACGAATGCTGGGCTAGCTGCCGCAGCTGCGAGAGGGCGCAAAGGTGGTAGGCCTATCGCAGTCACAACCGACAAAATTCTTCGCGCCCGGCAGCTCATGGCGTCAGGTCTAAACGTGCGCGAGGCGGCCGCACGAATTAGGATCAGTAAGTCCGCCCTTTATGCAGCCTTGAAAAACAGCGCGCCGTAA
- a CDS encoding type II toxin-antitoxin system RelE/ParE family toxin produces MIELVIYVTEAGKVPFADWFDRLDTTAALKVRTALARIETGNLGDVKPVGEGVSERRITFGPGYRVYFGQDGDKLVILLCGGTKRRQAQDIKHAKAHWDDYKSRKSKGD; encoded by the coding sequence ATGATCGAACTCGTTATCTATGTCACCGAAGCGGGTAAGGTCCCATTCGCCGATTGGTTCGACCGGCTGGACACTACCGCCGCTCTTAAAGTTCGAACGGCACTGGCACGGATCGAAACTGGAAACCTAGGAGATGTGAAGCCTGTCGGAGAAGGCGTGTCGGAGCGGCGCATCACCTTTGGTCCAGGGTATCGGGTCTACTTCGGGCAAGACGGCGATAAGCTTGTGATCCTGCTGTGCGGCGGCACCAAGCGGCGCCAGGCACAAGACATCAAGCACGCGAAGGCCCATTGGGACGACTATAAATCCCGAAAGTCAAAAGGAGACTGA
- a CDS encoding transcriptional regulator: protein MALTRSFKDTIKARADRDPAFRVGLFKEAIEALLSDDLETGKLLLRDYVNATVGFDALAHDMQKDPKSLMRMLSTKGNPRADNLLAMVARLKQREGVTFTVTQGSGFHA from the coding sequence ATGGCACTGACCAGAAGTTTCAAGGATACGATCAAGGCTCGCGCCGATCGAGACCCTGCGTTTCGCGTTGGGTTGTTCAAGGAAGCTATCGAAGCGCTGCTGAGTGATGATCTGGAAACCGGCAAGCTACTGCTGCGGGATTACGTGAATGCGACCGTTGGGTTCGACGCTTTGGCGCATGACATGCAGAAGGATCCAAAGAGCCTGATGCGTATGCTGAGCACCAAGGGCAATCCTCGGGCGGACAATCTGCTGGCAATGGTGGCGCGTCTCAAGCAACGTGAGGGCGTAACGTTTACAGTAACCCAAGGAAGCGGTTTTCACGCCTGA
- a CDS encoding IS3 family transposase (programmed frameshift): protein MTKRKQHAPEFKARVALEALKGEATVSELASRFGVHPTMINQWKRALLDGASGVFERGGRKAPVVDEDQVRDLHAKIGELAVANFFFGKKAQTLGREVRRSMVERDHPDLSIGQQCALLSIPRSSFYYMPQGETEQNLALMRLIDVQFLETPFFGVRQMTWHLRNEGHAVNEKRIRRLMRLIGLMPIYQKPNTSKPANGHKTYPYLLRGLRVERPNQVWCVDITYLPMRRGFLYLVAIMDWHTRMVLAWRISNTLDADFCVDALNEAIYRFGPPDIMNSDQGSQFTSFAWTDRLRRSCVRISMDGKGRYLDKIFIERLWRTLKYECVYLHAWETGSQARAGVRTWMGFYNHRRPHKALGGQPPAVVYSLKVEATQPDQQEQIRA, encoded by the exons ATGACGAAACGAAAGCAACATGCCCCTGAGTTCAAGGCGAGGGTGGCGCTTGAGGCGTTGAAAGGTGAGGCGACCGTGTCGGAACTGGCGAGCCGGTTCGGGGTGCATCCGACGATGATCAACCAATGGAAACGTGCGCTGCTGGACGGCGCGTCTGGTGTCTTCGAACGTGGCGGCCGCAAGGCACCCGTCGTTGATGAAGACCAGGTCAGGGACTTGCATGCCAAGATCGGAGAGCTGGCTGTGGCCAACT TCTTTTTTGGAAAGAAAGCTCAAACCTTGGGGCGGGAAGTGAGGCGCAGCATGGTCGAGCGCGACCATCCGGACCTGTCGATTGGCCAGCAGTGCGCGCTTCTGTCGATACCGCGGTCGTCGTTTTATTACATGCCGCAGGGTGAGACGGAGCAGAACCTCGCGCTGATGCGGCTGATCGACGTGCAATTCCTGGAGACGCCCTTCTTCGGCGTTCGCCAGATGACGTGGCACCTGCGCAACGAGGGACACGCGGTGAACGAGAAGCGCATCCGTCGGCTTATGCGCCTGATTGGTTTGATGCCAATCTACCAGAAACCCAACACCAGCAAGCCGGCGAATGGGCACAAGACCTATCCCTACCTCTTGCGCGGGCTGCGCGTAGAGCGGCCCAATCAGGTTTGGTGCGTGGACATCACCTACCTGCCGATGCGCAGAGGGTTTCTTTATCTGGTGGCGATCATGGACTGGCACACCCGAATGGTTCTGGCCTGGCGGATCTCGAACACGCTGGACGCCGACTTCTGCGTCGACGCGCTGAACGAGGCAATCTATCGGTTCGGGCCACCTGACATCATGAACAGCGATCAGGGATCGCAGTTCACATCGTTTGCCTGGACAGATCGCCTGCGGCGGTCGTGCGTCCGCATATCGATGGATGGCAAGGGCCGCTACTTGGACAAAATCTTCATCGAGCGTCTGTGGCGCACGCTGAAATACGAGTGCGTCTACCTTCACGCCTGGGAGACCGGGTCTCAGGCCCGCGCGGGTGTCCGGACATGGATGGGGTTCTACAATCACCGCCGCCCGCACAAAGCCCTTGGCGGCCAACCACCGGCCGTAGTCTACTCGCTGAAAGTCGAAGCAACGCAACCCGATCAGCAGGAGCAGATCAGAGCTTAG
- a CDS encoding type II toxin-antitoxin system VapC family toxin, translated as MDLTTVLLDTHTWVWSLFRKDELSSVASEVIEQARTVYVPPCAFHEITAKHRSGKWIEVGSIVDRLPLLLRAQGGVVAPYTAEMAVLSGGMDWAHKDPFDRMIAATAIELSCPLISKDVAFDELTERADWIGRIWGEIPRPKPA; from the coding sequence TTGGACCTGACGACTGTTCTTTTGGATACCCACACTTGGGTCTGGAGCCTGTTTCGCAAGGACGAACTCTCTTCCGTCGCCAGTGAGGTGATCGAGCAGGCGCGGACGGTTTACGTGCCCCCCTGCGCCTTCCACGAGATTACTGCCAAGCACCGGTCGGGAAAATGGATAGAGGTTGGCTCAATTGTCGACCGTCTGCCGCTTCTTTTGCGCGCCCAAGGGGGCGTTGTAGCACCCTATACTGCGGAGATGGCGGTTTTATCAGGGGGGATGGACTGGGCACACAAGGATCCGTTTGACCGGATGATCGCGGCAACAGCCATCGAACTTTCCTGCCCGCTGATCTCCAAGGATGTTGCCTTTGATGAACTCACCGAACGCGCCGATTGGATCGGACGGATTTGGGGCGAGATACCGCGACCAAAACCCGCTTAA
- a CDS encoding type II toxin-antitoxin system Phd/YefM family antitoxin yields the protein MQMNIAEAKAKLSELIAAAERGEEVIIARGGKPIVRLVSAQITGPVFRIGIAEGDVTGIPDFLAPMADDEIALWT from the coding sequence ATGCAAATGAATATCGCGGAAGCGAAGGCCAAACTGTCGGAGCTTATCGCAGCTGCAGAACGTGGCGAAGAGGTTATAATCGCGCGGGGCGGTAAACCGATCGTCCGCCTGGTGTCGGCCCAGATCACGGGGCCTGTATTCCGTATTGGGATCGCCGAGGGGGACGTGACCGGTATCCCTGATTTTCTCGCACCCATGGCGGACGACGAGATCGCGCTTTGGACCTGA